Proteins encoded together in one Bradyrhizobium sp. PSBB068 window:
- a CDS encoding uroporphyrinogen-III synthase, whose translation MTILVTRPHPDSAATLATLRQRGFDALAAPVLRFEPLPFHDDDDAEYDAVILTSANALRAVDLGASRLMPLPLFAVGTHTADAARAAGFDKVIVAKGDAVSLRDLVLARVKAGELPASATLLYLAGADLSRDLAGELGERGLSVVTHTTYRMAPVAGFPREVSDAFMANRITAVLHYSRRSAQAFLDTIRADGLEISALALPQCCISAAVAAVLHDAGATKVVVAARPDENALLEALDRTMRPSLE comes from the coding sequence CTGACCATCCTTGTCACACGACCGCATCCGGATAGTGCCGCGACGCTTGCGACGCTGCGCCAGCGCGGCTTTGATGCCCTCGCGGCGCCGGTGCTGCGCTTCGAGCCGTTGCCGTTCCATGATGACGACGATGCCGAATATGACGCGGTCATCCTGACCAGCGCCAATGCGCTGCGCGCGGTCGATCTCGGTGCGAGCCGGCTGATGCCGCTGCCGCTGTTCGCGGTGGGGACGCACACCGCGGACGCCGCACGTGCCGCCGGCTTCGACAAGGTGATCGTGGCCAAGGGCGACGCGGTGAGCCTGCGTGATCTCGTGCTCGCGCGGGTCAAGGCCGGCGAGCTGCCGGCATCCGCCACGCTGCTCTATCTCGCCGGCGCCGACCTGTCGCGCGATCTCGCCGGTGAACTGGGCGAGCGCGGGTTAAGCGTCGTCACCCATACCACCTACCGGATGGCGCCGGTGGCCGGCTTTCCAAGGGAGGTCAGCGACGCCTTCATGGCGAACCGGATCACAGCGGTGCTGCATTATTCCCGGCGCAGCGCGCAGGCCTTCCTGGACACGATCCGGGCCGACGGCCTGGAGATTTCGGCGCTCGCTTTGCCGCAGTGCTGCATCTCGGCCGCGGTCGCCGCGGTGCTCCATGACGCCGGTGCGACCAAGGTGGTGGTGGCGGCGCGGCCGGACGAAAACGCCCTGCTGGAGGCGCTCGACCGCACAATGCGGCCGTCACTCGAATAA
- the tsaD gene encoding tRNA (adenosine(37)-N6)-threonylcarbamoyltransferase complex transferase subunit TsaD: protein MLVLGIETTCDETAAAVVERQADGQAKILSNVVRSQTDEHARFGGVVPEIAARAHVDLLDGIIASAMKEAGVGYGQLSAVAAAAGPGLIGGVIVGLTTAKAIAMVHDTPLIAVNHLEAHALTPRLTCALAFPYCLFLASGGHTQIVAVVGVGEYVRLGTTVDDAMGEAFDKVAKMLSLPYPGGPQVERAAADGDPTRFAFPRPMLGRPDANFSLSGLKTAVRNEASRLEPLEPQDISDLCASFQAAVLEATADRLTVGLRLFQERFGTPRALVAAGGVAANHAIRSALQDVAAKAQTTLIIPPPALCTDNGAMIAWAGAERMALGLTDTMEAPPRARWLLDANAKAPAGHANSRAGY from the coding sequence ATGCTGGTGTTGGGAATCGAGACCACCTGCGATGAAACCGCAGCCGCCGTGGTCGAGCGCCAGGCTGACGGACAGGCCAAGATCCTCTCCAACGTCGTGCGTTCGCAGACCGACGAGCACGCCCGCTTCGGCGGCGTGGTGCCGGAGATCGCGGCGCGCGCCCATGTCGACCTGCTCGACGGTATCATCGCCTCCGCCATGAAGGAGGCCGGCGTCGGCTACGGCCAATTGTCCGCGGTGGCAGCGGCCGCCGGCCCCGGCCTGATCGGCGGCGTGATCGTCGGTCTCACCACCGCGAAGGCGATCGCGATGGTGCACGACACGCCGCTGATCGCGGTGAACCATCTCGAGGCGCACGCGCTGACGCCGCGGCTGACCTGCGCGCTGGCGTTTCCCTATTGCCTGTTCTTGGCCTCGGGCGGCCACACCCAGATCGTCGCCGTGGTCGGGGTCGGCGAATATGTCCGGCTCGGCACCACGGTCGACGATGCGATGGGCGAGGCGTTCGACAAGGTGGCGAAGATGCTGTCGCTGCCCTATCCCGGCGGACCGCAGGTCGAGCGCGCGGCGGCCGACGGCGACCCGACGCGGTTTGCCTTTCCGCGCCCGATGCTCGGCCGTCCGGATGCGAATTTCTCGCTGTCGGGACTGAAGACGGCGGTGCGCAACGAGGCGAGCCGGCTGGAGCCATTGGAGCCGCAGGACATCAGCGACCTCTGCGCGAGCTTCCAGGCCGCGGTGCTGGAAGCGACCGCGGACCGGCTGACCGTCGGCCTGCGGTTGTTCCAGGAACGGTTCGGCACGCCGCGCGCATTGGTCGCGGCCGGCGGCGTTGCCGCCAACCACGCCATCCGCAGCGCGTTGCAGGATGTCGCGGCGAAAGCGCAGACCACGCTGATCATCCCGCCGCCGGCGCTCTGCACCGACAATGGCGCGATGATCGCCTGGGCCGGCGCCGAGCGGATGGCGCTCGGACTCACCGACACGATGGAAGCGCCGCCGCGCGCGCGCTGGCTGCTCGATGCCAACGCCAAGGCGCCGGCCGGCCACGCCAACAGCCGCGCCGGATATTGA
- a CDS encoding NAD(P)-dependent glycerol-3-phosphate dehydrogenase, which yields MPAHMSVSVIGAGAWGTALAEVAARAGRKVTLYARNAGHAARIEATRVNPKLTGVQLQPGIAVTSDISAAARADIILAVTPAQHLRAAVGHLAPYLEPDTPVIACAKGIEHGTHKFMTEVVAEAAPRAVPAILSGPSFADDVARGLPTAVTLAAKDEALARALVQALGSATFRPYHTSDVRGVEIGGAAKNVLAIAAGIVVGKELGASALAALTTRGFSELARLGRACGARTETLSGLSGLGDLLLSCSTAQSRNFALGLALGRGEAAPVGKLAEGAFTAPVLCELAAAQKVDMPVSNAVAAILSGRLTIDAVIEGLLTRPFKAE from the coding sequence ATGCCCGCGCATATGTCAGTCAGCGTGATCGGTGCCGGCGCCTGGGGCACGGCATTGGCCGAGGTCGCGGCGCGCGCCGGACGCAAGGTGACGCTGTATGCGCGCAATGCCGGGCATGCGGCGCGGATCGAGGCGACGCGGGTCAATCCGAAGCTGACTGGTGTCCAGCTTCAGCCCGGCATCGCGGTGACGTCGGATATCTCCGCCGCCGCACGCGCCGACATCATCCTCGCGGTCACCCCGGCGCAGCATCTGCGCGCGGCGGTCGGACACCTTGCGCCGTACCTCGAACCCGACACACCTGTCATCGCCTGCGCCAAGGGCATCGAGCACGGCACGCACAAGTTCATGACCGAGGTGGTTGCGGAGGCCGCACCGCGCGCGGTGCCCGCGATCCTGTCGGGACCGAGCTTTGCCGACGACGTCGCGCGCGGATTGCCTACCGCCGTGACGCTGGCTGCCAAGGATGAGGCGCTTGCACGTGCGCTGGTCCAGGCGCTCGGTTCGGCGACGTTCCGGCCCTACCACACGTCAGACGTGCGCGGCGTCGAGATCGGCGGCGCGGCCAAGAATGTGCTGGCGATCGCGGCCGGCATCGTCGTCGGCAAGGAGCTCGGCGCCTCTGCGCTCGCCGCACTGACCACGCGCGGCTTCAGCGAACTCGCCCGGTTGGGCCGCGCCTGCGGGGCGCGCACCGAGACGCTGTCCGGCCTGTCGGGGCTCGGCGATCTCTTGCTCAGCTGCTCGACCGCGCAATCGCGCAATTTCGCACTCGGCCTCGCGCTCGGGCGCGGCGAAGCAGCGCCGGTCGGCAAGCTTGCCGAAGGCGCGTTCACCGCTCCGGTGCTGTGCGAGCTCGCCGCTGCGCAGAAGGTCGATATGCCGGTGTCGAACGCGGTCGCCGCGATCCTGAGCGGCCGGCTGACGATCGATGCGGTGATCGAAGGATTGCTGACACGGCCTTTCAAGGCCGAGTAG
- a CDS encoding alpha/beta hydrolase — MRQPQRAIVPICFAFALAASSITAHAQTAASYDELAKSEAAANADSGKRVAPLKSIGNPTADVSPEMQAMIGTAYPPHFNADPKTSAEWKELIDRRAKQAIANIPAMKAKLGVKVEEKTIAGVHCYVVTPNKIALENRRRLLIHVHGGGYVFGPGEAALPEAIMMAGFGGYKVISVDYRMPPDFPYPAAMDDAMAVWKEVLKSHERHRLAIFGTSTGGAMTLAMVLRAKDEKLPLPAAIAPGTPWSDIDKIGDSYAGNEWVDNVLVTWDGWLGRAARLYANGTSLKNPYISPIYGDFKGFPPTILTSGTRDLFLSNTVRTHRKLRRAGVIADLNVYEGQSHAQYQMNIDAPETKEAFTDIAKFFDRYLKQ; from the coding sequence ATGCGTCAACCGCAACGCGCCATCGTTCCCATCTGCTTCGCATTCGCCCTCGCCGCCTCGTCCATCACTGCCCACGCCCAAACCGCCGCTTCCTACGACGAACTCGCCAAGAGTGAGGCGGCCGCCAATGCCGACAGCGGCAAGCGGGTCGCGCCGCTCAAGTCGATCGGTAACCCCACCGCTGACGTCTCTCCCGAGATGCAGGCCATGATCGGCACGGCCTATCCGCCGCATTTCAACGCCGACCCGAAGACATCAGCGGAATGGAAGGAGCTGATCGATCGCCGCGCCAAGCAAGCCATCGCGAATATCCCGGCGATGAAGGCGAAGCTCGGCGTCAAGGTCGAGGAGAAAACAATCGCCGGCGTGCACTGCTATGTCGTGACGCCGAACAAGATCGCGCTCGAGAACCGGCGGCGCCTGCTGATCCATGTGCACGGCGGCGGCTACGTGTTCGGCCCCGGCGAAGCCGCGCTGCCGGAAGCCATCATGATGGCGGGCTTCGGCGGCTACAAGGTCATCTCGGTCGACTACCGGATGCCGCCGGACTTCCCCTATCCGGCCGCGATGGACGACGCGATGGCGGTGTGGAAGGAGGTCCTGAAATCGCATGAGCGCCATCGGCTGGCGATCTTCGGCACCTCGACCGGCGGTGCGATGACGCTCGCGATGGTGTTGCGGGCGAAGGATGAGAAGCTGCCTCTGCCCGCCGCCATCGCGCCGGGCACGCCATGGTCCGATATCGACAAGATCGGCGACAGCTACGCCGGCAATGAGTGGGTCGACAATGTGCTGGTGACCTGGGACGGCTGGCTCGGCCGCGCGGCCAGGCTCTATGCCAACGGGACCAGCCTGAAGAATCCCTACATCTCGCCGATCTACGGTGACTTCAAGGGTTTCCCGCCGACCATCCTGACGTCGGGGACGCGCGATTTGTTCCTCAGCAACACGGTTCGCACCCACCGCAAATTGCGCCGCGCCGGCGTGATCGCCGACCTCAATGTCTATGAAGGGCAATCCCACGCGCAATACCAGATGAACATCGATGCGCCCGAGACCAAGGAAGCCTTCACCGATATCGCCAAATTCTTCGATCGATATCTGAAGCAGTGA
- a CDS encoding EVE domain-containing protein yields MNYWLVKSEPSVWSWDQQVAKGAKGEAWTGVRNFTARQNLVNMKKGDKAFFYHSNEGKEIVGIAEIVKEAYPDPTDKTGKFVCVDIKADKPLKTPVTMAAIKADKKLADMALVKYSRLSVQPVTAEEWKYVCKMGGL; encoded by the coding sequence ATGAATTACTGGCTGGTGAAATCCGAGCCGTCGGTCTGGTCGTGGGACCAGCAGGTCGCCAAGGGCGCGAAGGGCGAGGCCTGGACTGGCGTGCGCAACTTCACGGCGCGGCAGAACCTGGTCAACATGAAGAAGGGCGACAAGGCGTTCTTCTATCATTCCAACGAGGGCAAGGAGATCGTCGGCATCGCCGAGATCGTCAAGGAAGCCTATCCCGATCCGACCGACAAGACCGGCAAGTTCGTCTGCGTCGACATCAAGGCCGACAAGCCGCTGAAGACGCCGGTGACGATGGCCGCGATCAAGGCCGACAAGAAGCTCGCCGACATGGCGCTGGTGAAATATTCGCGGCTCTCGGTACAGCCGGTGACCGCGGAGGAATGGAAATACGTCTGCAAGATGGGCGGACTGTAG
- a CDS encoding DNA topoisomerase IB yields MMDQQNIAAVRPMSADPAVALAKALGQWPKQPQAKLRPQAKLQPPRAKLKFETPAAIKTSVEDLARDLGLRLGDQNELTIRRIKRGKTYSFVRANGSRVRDARTIRRLHAMAMPPAYRQVRYSTDPNTHLQAVGLDAAGRLQYRYHADWEKVREQRKAHRLGKLVAALPKIRRKVSAFLSGDEPTREFALSAVIELIARTAIRPGNESYARLNGTRGATTLLKSNVTLEDDSLVLTFKAKGGKAVRKECDAAKLVRAIGILRGVPGKRMFQYYDRSGVVRAASTTAVNAFLRELAGIKISLKDFRTLMASAVVVESLSRITPAASQRGRKRQVLDAIRAAADQLSNTPAICRKSYVHDTIVTAFEDGILERFAATMGGYRTQSKREQLLAQVVMAAGA; encoded by the coding sequence ATGATGGATCAGCAGAACATCGCGGCTGTGCGGCCCATGTCCGCCGATCCCGCTGTCGCCCTGGCGAAGGCGCTGGGTCAGTGGCCCAAGCAGCCGCAGGCAAAGTTGCGGCCGCAGGCAAAGCTGCAGCCACCTCGGGCAAAGCTCAAGTTCGAGACGCCCGCCGCCATCAAGACCTCGGTCGAGGATCTGGCGCGCGATCTCGGCCTGCGGCTCGGCGACCAGAACGAGCTGACCATCCGCCGCATCAAGCGCGGCAAGACCTATTCGTTCGTTCGCGCCAATGGCTCGCGCGTCCGGGACGCCCGCACCATCCGCCGGCTGCACGCGATGGCGATGCCGCCGGCCTATCGCCAGGTGCGCTACTCCACCGATCCGAACACGCATCTGCAGGCGGTCGGCCTCGATGCGGCCGGACGGTTGCAATACCGCTATCATGCCGATTGGGAGAAGGTCCGCGAGCAGCGCAAGGCGCACCGCCTGGGCAAGCTGGTGGCCGCGCTGCCGAAGATCCGGCGCAAGGTCTCGGCGTTCCTGTCCGGCGACGAGCCGACGCGCGAGTTCGCGCTTTCGGCGGTGATCGAGCTGATCGCGCGCACCGCGATCCGGCCCGGCAACGAATCCTATGCCCGGCTCAATGGCACCCGCGGTGCCACCACGCTGCTGAAGTCCAACGTCACGCTGGAAGACGACAGCCTGGTGCTGACCTTCAAGGCCAAGGGCGGCAAGGCCGTGCGCAAGGAATGCGACGCGGCCAAGCTGGTGCGTGCGATCGGCATCCTGCGCGGCGTTCCGGGCAAGCGCATGTTCCAGTATTACGACCGCTCCGGCGTCGTCCGCGCGGCCTCGACCACGGCTGTCAACGCGTTCCTGCGCGAGCTCGCCGGCATCAAGATCTCGCTGAAGGATTTCCGCACCTTGATGGCGTCGGCCGTCGTCGTGGAATCGCTGTCGCGGATCACGCCGGCCGCCAGCCAGCGCGGCCGCAAGCGCCAGGTGCTGGACGCGATCCGCGCCGCGGCCGACCAGCTTTCCAACACGCCGGCGATCTGCCGCAAGAGCTACGTCCACGACACCATCGTCACCGCGTTCGAGGACGGCATCCTCGAGCGCTTCGCCGCGACCATGGGCGGCTACCGCACCCAGAGCAAGCGCGAGCAATTGCTGGCGCAGGTGGTGATGGCGGCGGGGGCGTAA
- the acs gene encoding acetate--CoA ligase — translation MSEKIYDVSADWAKRAYVDDAKYREMYARSVKDPNGFWGEHGKRIDWIKPFTKVENVSFAPGNISIKWFEDGELNVAWNCIDRHLEKRGDQTAIIWEGDDPSESKHITYRQLHDEVCKMANILRTRNVGKGDRVTIYLPMIPEAAYAMLACARIGAIHSVVFGGFSPDSLAQRIKDCDSKVVITADEGLRGGKKVPLKANVDAAIEKVGGVDWVVVVKRTGGKVDMNPTRDLWYHEAAEMVTNECPCEPMKAEDPLFILYTSGSTGTPKGVLHTSGGYLVFASMTHQYVFDYHEGDVYWCTADVGWVTGHSYILYGPLANGATTLMFEGVPNYPDNSRFWNVVDKHKVNIFYTAPTAIRALMQGGDEPVKKTSRKSLRLLGSVGEPINPEAWEWYHRVVGDDRCPIVDTWWQTETGGILITPLPGATKLKPGSATRPFFGVVPEIVDADGKTLEGETSGNLCLIKSWPGQMRTVYGDHARFEQTYFSTYKNKYFTGDGCRRDADGYYWITGRVDDVINVSGHRMGTAEVESSLVAHEAVSEAAVVGYPHDIKGQGIYAYVTLMKGTEPTEALRKELVAWVRKDIGPIASPDLIQFAPGLPKTRSGKIMRRILRKIAEDEPSSLGDTSTLADPAVVDDLVQNRQNKKGA, via the coding sequence ATGTCCGAGAAGATCTATGACGTGTCGGCCGATTGGGCCAAGCGTGCTTACGTCGATGACGCAAAATATCGCGAGATGTACGCGCGCTCGGTCAAGGACCCGAACGGCTTCTGGGGCGAGCACGGCAAGCGGATCGACTGGATCAAGCCATTCACCAAGGTCGAGAACGTCTCCTTCGCGCCCGGCAACATCTCGATCAAATGGTTCGAGGATGGGGAGCTGAACGTCGCCTGGAACTGCATCGACCGCCATCTGGAGAAGCGCGGCGACCAGACCGCGATCATCTGGGAGGGCGACGATCCCTCCGAGTCCAAGCACATCACCTACCGCCAGCTGCATGACGAAGTCTGCAAGATGGCCAACATCCTGCGCACCCGGAACGTCGGCAAGGGCGACCGGGTCACGATCTATCTGCCGATGATTCCGGAAGCCGCCTACGCCATGCTGGCCTGCGCGCGGATCGGCGCGATCCACTCGGTGGTGTTCGGCGGCTTCTCGCCCGACAGCCTCGCCCAGCGCATCAAGGACTGCGATTCGAAGGTCGTCATCACCGCCGACGAGGGCCTGCGCGGCGGCAAGAAGGTGCCGCTGAAGGCCAATGTCGATGCCGCGATCGAAAAAGTCGGCGGCGTCGACTGGGTCGTGGTGGTGAAGCGCACCGGCGGCAAGGTCGACATGAATCCGACGCGTGACCTCTGGTATCACGAGGCCGCCGAGATGGTGACCAATGAATGCCCGTGCGAGCCGATGAAGGCGGAGGATCCGCTGTTCATCCTCTACACCTCGGGTTCGACCGGAACGCCGAAGGGCGTGCTGCACACTTCGGGCGGCTATCTCGTATTCGCGTCGATGACGCATCAATACGTGTTCGACTATCACGAGGGCGACGTCTACTGGTGCACCGCCGACGTCGGCTGGGTCACCGGCCACAGCTACATCCTCTACGGGCCGCTCGCCAACGGCGCGACCACGCTGATGTTCGAGGGCGTGCCGAACTACCCGGACAATTCGCGTTTCTGGAACGTGGTCGACAAGCACAAGGTCAACATCTTCTACACCGCGCCGACTGCGATCCGCGCGCTGATGCAGGGCGGCGACGAGCCGGTGAAGAAGACCTCGCGCAAGTCGCTGCGCCTGCTCGGCTCGGTCGGCGAGCCGATCAATCCGGAAGCCTGGGAGTGGTACCACCGCGTGGTCGGCGACGACCGCTGTCCGATCGTCGACACCTGGTGGCAGACCGAGACCGGCGGCATCCTGATCACGCCGCTGCCCGGCGCGACCAAGCTGAAGCCGGGCTCGGCGACGCGGCCGTTCTTCGGCGTGGTGCCCGAGATCGTCGACGCCGACGGCAAGACGCTGGAGGGCGAGACCTCTGGCAATCTCTGCCTGATCAAATCCTGGCCGGGCCAGATGCGCACAGTCTATGGCGATCATGCGCGCTTCGAGCAGACCTATTTCTCGACCTACAAGAACAAGTATTTCACCGGCGACGGCTGCCGGCGCGACGCCGACGGCTATTACTGGATCACCGGCCGCGTCGACGACGTCATCAACGTTTCGGGCCACCGCATGGGCACTGCCGAGGTCGAGAGCTCGCTGGTCGCACATGAGGCGGTGTCGGAAGCCGCTGTCGTCGGCTATCCGCACGACATCAAGGGCCAAGGCATCTACGCCTATGTCACGCTGATGAAGGGCACCGAGCCGACCGAGGCGCTGCGCAAGGAACTGGTCGCCTGGGTCCGCAAGGACATCGGCCCGATCGCCTCGCCGGATCTGATCCAGTTCGCGCCCGGCCTGCCGAAGACGCGCTCCGGCAAGATCATGCGCCGCATCCTGCGTAAGATCGCCGAGGATGAGCCGTCGAGCCTCGGCGACACCTCGACCCTCGCCGATCCCGCCGTGGTCGATGACCTCGTGCAGAACCGGCAGAACAAGAAGGGCGCGTAG
- a CDS encoding L,D-transpeptidase, which translates to MSMKFAVAFAATLGAVVLMSQTAEARPEMVGIHADNYEPGTIVVKTNERRLYLILDSGHAMRYPVGVGKSGKQWAGTTRIDGKYRNPAWSPPAEVKRDKPSIPNVIAGGSPANPMGVAAMTLAGGEYAIHGTNVPGSVGGFVSYGCIRMLNPDITDLYSRVSVGTTVVVTR; encoded by the coding sequence ATGTCGATGAAGTTTGCGGTGGCGTTCGCTGCCACCCTTGGTGCCGTTGTCTTGATGTCGCAGACGGCCGAGGCACGGCCGGAAATGGTCGGGATCCACGCTGACAATTATGAGCCGGGCACCATCGTGGTGAAGACCAACGAACGGCGGCTCTATCTCATTCTCGATTCCGGCCACGCGATGCGTTACCCGGTCGGCGTCGGCAAGTCCGGCAAGCAGTGGGCCGGCACCACCCGGATCGACGGCAAGTATCGCAACCCGGCCTGGTCGCCGCCCGCCGAAGTCAAGCGCGACAAGCCGAGCATTCCGAACGTGATCGCCGGCGGTTCGCCGGCAAACCCGATGGGCGTCGCCGCGATGACGCTGGCCGGCGGCGAATACGCCATCCACGGCACCAACGTGCCGGGCTCGGTGGGCGGCTTCGTCTCCTACGGCTGCATCCGCATGCTGAACCCCGACATCACCGATCTCTATTCGCGCGTCTCGGTCGGCACGACCGTCGTCGTCACCCGCTGA
- a CDS encoding thermonuclease family protein, translating into MPPYERTNASRAQGRPPFSRSPLGRRFSTALPWVFVLGIAAGSMLPIRRWAPEWVPLPSHWSLSRSRDADVIRQRAGAPDVRHAVDVVRTIDGDTFEARVHLAPGPDLYTRVRLRGIDAPELKASCARELQMAQAATVALRDLLGQGDVTIYNIGPDKYQGRVVADVATKKTDNVSAALLAAGHARAYNGGHRFGWCGYFGR; encoded by the coding sequence ATGCCCCCGTACGAAAGAACAAACGCCTCTCGTGCGCAGGGACGTCCGCCGTTCAGCCGATCGCCTTTGGGGCGGCGTTTCTCGACGGCGCTGCCATGGGTGTTCGTTCTCGGCATCGCCGCCGGCAGCATGTTGCCGATCCGCCGCTGGGCGCCTGAATGGGTGCCTTTGCCGTCGCACTGGTCGTTGAGCCGGTCGCGCGATGCCGATGTGATCCGGCAGCGGGCCGGCGCACCTGACGTTCGCCATGCTGTCGATGTCGTCAGGACGATCGATGGCGACACGTTCGAGGCGCGGGTGCATCTCGCGCCGGGGCCCGATCTGTATACGCGGGTCCGGCTGCGCGGCATCGATGCGCCGGAGCTGAAGGCGTCTTGTGCGCGCGAGCTGCAGATGGCGCAGGCGGCGACGGTGGCGCTGCGCGATCTGCTCGGCCAGGGCGATGTCACGATCTACAATATTGGTCCCGACAAATATCAGGGACGCGTCGTCGCCGATGTCGCGACGAAGAAGACCGACAACGTCTCGGCGGCGCTGCTCGCTGCCGGCCATGCGCGCGCCTACAACGGCGGGCACCGCTTCGGCTGGTGCGGATACTTCGGGCGCTAA
- a CDS encoding cellulase family glycosylhydrolase, with translation MAGLALDHHMDPPAIIMRAADSRGAAQAGRRLPAGFLSTAGSQIVDNAGRNVRIASIGWNGTDGRPGATLSGLWRVSYKTVLDSIAAAGFNTVRIPWTDAGLNAPLDGYKDELGWVNATLNHDLVASQSPDPAGRYRFVTTLQLFKKVVAYAGQIGLKVIFDHHSNQGTAGQQKNGLWYDLGPGSDGTDGVITGKVTAETFKRNWLQMARTFAGNATVIGFDLHNEPNGDRGHITWGDGGPTDIKAMCESVGSAIQSINNGVLIICEGPEFYAPPPPASGMDPRYAAPAGNLTAAGANPVRLPIPNKLVYSVHEYPDEVSDIARWGLAEAGSDYVDRMNRTWGYLVRDNIAPVWIGEMGSSMRTPVSRDWAWTLIRYMNGEYADQGGPRFDVGQQPISGSWWVIGPSDDPPYGLQTSWGIGNYRPEQREITDRMLMR, from the coding sequence ATGGCCGGACTTGCGCTGGACCATCACATGGATCCGCCAGCCATCATCATGCGGGCGGCCGACAGCCGGGGCGCGGCGCAGGCAGGGCGACGCCTGCCCGCCGGCTTTTTGAGCACAGCGGGGAGTCAGATCGTTGACAACGCCGGCCGCAACGTGCGCATCGCCTCGATCGGTTGGAACGGCACCGACGGCCGCCCTGGTGCAACACTCTCCGGCCTGTGGCGCGTCAGCTACAAGACCGTCCTGGACTCCATCGCCGCGGCCGGATTCAACACCGTCCGCATCCCCTGGACCGACGCGGGCCTGAATGCACCCCTCGACGGCTACAAGGACGAGCTCGGCTGGGTCAACGCGACGTTGAACCATGATCTGGTCGCAAGTCAGTCTCCTGACCCGGCCGGGCGCTACAGATTTGTGACGACCCTGCAGCTGTTCAAAAAGGTCGTCGCTTACGCCGGACAGATCGGCCTGAAAGTGATTTTCGACCATCACAGCAACCAAGGGACGGCAGGGCAGCAGAAGAACGGTCTTTGGTACGACCTCGGGCCGGGATCGGATGGGACCGACGGGGTCATCACCGGCAAGGTGACCGCGGAAACGTTCAAGCGGAATTGGCTTCAGATGGCGCGGACATTCGCAGGAAACGCGACGGTCATCGGCTTCGATCTGCACAACGAGCCGAACGGCGACCGGGGGCACATCACGTGGGGAGACGGTGGGCCAACCGATATCAAGGCCATGTGTGAGAGCGTCGGCTCGGCGATACAGTCGATCAACAACGGTGTCCTGATCATTTGCGAGGGGCCTGAATTCTACGCACCGCCGCCGCCGGCATCGGGCATGGATCCGAGATACGCCGCACCGGCGGGCAATTTGACTGCGGCGGGCGCCAATCCCGTGAGATTGCCGATTCCGAACAAGCTTGTGTACTCGGTTCACGAATACCCGGATGAGGTTTCCGACATTGCCCGATGGGGGCTGGCCGAAGCCGGATCGGACTACGTCGATCGAATGAACCGCACCTGGGGATATCTGGTGCGAGACAATATCGCGCCGGTATGGATCGGCGAGATGGGATCGTCGATGAGGACGCCCGTCAGCCGAGATTGGGCCTGGACGCTGATCCGCTACATGAACGGCGAATATGCCGATCAGGGCGGCCCCCGCTTCGACGTAGGTCAACAACCCATCAGCGGCAGCTGGTGGGTGATCGGTCCATCCGATGATCCGCCCTATGGTCTGCAGACGAGTTGGGGAATCGGAAACTATCGTCCCGAGCAGCGCGAAATTACGGATCGCATGTTGATGCGGTAG